One window of Candidatus Woesearchaeota archaeon genomic DNA carries:
- a CDS encoding nucleoside monophosphate kinase: MIITISGTPGAGKSTAAKILAKRLGYSHYSTGDFMRTMAQERGISLQQMGTLAEQDTRIDQELDERQKQLGKNEDNFVIDGRISFYFIPHSLKVFLDADIKERAKRILKDQRASESHQSLNEAMANIKGREASEKKRYQKYYCLDYTNKKNFNLVLDTTNLTIQQTIDKLHTWITSNTHER, translated from the coding sequence ATGATTATCACGATTTCTGGCACTCCGGGAGCAGGAAAGAGTACGGCTGCAAAGATATTAGCAAAAAGACTGGGGTATAGCCATTATTCAACCGGAGATTTCATGAGGACAATGGCACAGGAGCGAGGAATTTCACTCCAGCAAATGGGAACACTCGCAGAACAAGATACGCGTATCGATCAAGAGCTTGATGAGCGTCAAAAACAGCTGGGAAAAAATGAAGATAACTTTGTTATCGATGGTAGGATTTCATTTTATTTTATTCCCCATTCCTTAAAGGTTTTTCTGGATGCTGACATCAAGGAACGTGCCAAACGCATCCTCAAGGATCAACGAGCATCAGAATCACATCAATCACTCAACGAGGCAATGGCAAATATCAAAGGACGGGAAGCTTCAGAAAAAAAACGATACCAAAAATATTACTGCCTCGACTACACCAACAAAAAGAACTTTAATCTGGTTCTCGACACCACTAACCTTACTATCCAACAAACCATTGATAAGCTGCATACATGGATTACGAGCAACACGCATGAGAGATAA
- a CDS encoding translation initiation factor IF-5A — MDVKMVSVGSLQPGRYVVLEGAACKIMDMQVSRPGKHGHAKVRLTAVGIIDDKKREVVMPGHDNIEVPVIDKRNAQILSMKGDIANVMDTETYETFDLAVPEEIKGEVTEGSIVVYWVILDQRVMKQVKTE; from the coding sequence ATGGATGTTAAGATGGTAAGTGTTGGCAGTCTCCAGCCAGGCAGGTACGTTGTTTTGGAAGGAGCAGCATGTAAGATAATGGATATGCAGGTCAGTAGACCAGGAAAGCATGGTCATGCAAAGGTTCGTCTGACTGCTGTAGGGATAATTGATGATAAAAAACGCGAAGTGGTTATGCCTGGTCATGATAATATTGAAGTTCCAGTTATTGACAAACGAAATGCACAAATTTTATCCATGAAAGGGGACATTGCAAATGTTATGGACACCGAAACCTATGAAACCTTTGATTTAGCTGTTCCTGAAGAGATCAAGGGAGAGGTTACTGAGGGAAGCATTGTTGTCTATTGGGTTATCCTTGATCAACGAGTCATGAAACAGGTGAAGACTGAGTAA
- the rpl40e gene encoding 50S ribosomal protein L40e (contains a zinc-finger motif), with protein MAKFPEAEARLFRNIFVCRRCKTKIRAPNLKVLAKRISCRKCKGKALKPLRRK; from the coding sequence ATGGCAAAATTTCCAGAAGCAGAAGCGAGATTGTTTCGAAACATTTTTGTCTGTCGACGATGTAAAACAAAGATCCGTGCACCAAATCTTAAGGTGTTGGCCAAAAGAATATCGTGCAGGAAATGTAAGGGCAAGGCATTAAAACCGTTACGCCGTAAGTAA